The Pirellulales bacterium DNA window CTGCCGCCACTGGGGTCGGGTTGCCATCTTGTCCGACGGCGACGTCGTATTTCAGCCGCGCAAGATCGAGCGATCGGGTTTATGGGACGCAGTCGACGGTAACGTGCTGATATACATCCACAAGGAGCAGGAACTGGCCAGCGTGGCCGAGCAGTTTCCGGCGCGACACTATGTCATGGTCGACGACAAGCTGCGAATTCTCACCGCCATGAAGCAGGCTTGGGGTGACCGTGTCACGACTGTCTTCCCTCGCCAAGGGCATTACGCCGTCGATCCCAAGGCACTGGCGCAGTATCCGGCGGCGGACGTTTCGATCGACGCGATCGGAGATTTGCTGAACCTCGGTCTCGACACGCTGCAGGCAGCGGGCCGCCGTGGTATGAAGTGATCGAATTCAGCGACAGTTATGTGCGGCCCGATCGACCGCAGACCGCGATTGTCGATTTTTGCCGTGCCATCTATACATTGAAGCGGTACATGCCACGAACACGTCGCGGCAAAGTCGGGAAACGTCGAGCGGTGCGCCATAAGCTAAACTTGCAGGGATTCGCATTCAGTCCTGGGGCCGCTCGCCCGTAGCAGCACCGACGCCCCACCGCCGGCTTTACAGTTGCCCTGGCCGTGCAAAGTGAATGTGCTTTCGTTTGCCAAGGATCCTCAGACATGCCGCCGTTACGCCCTTTGCTGCCCCTCTTCCTTCTTCTGCACGGCGTCTTAGTCATCGCCAGCTCGAGCGCGGTTGCCGAGGATGTATGGTTGAACCAGCGCGTCTACCTGAAAGTTGATGCTCGGCCCAAGGTGGGCAGTCGCACGCTCGATTGGAACGACGTCACGATGCCCGCCAAGATCACCAAGGTCGATGGCGACTGGCTGTGGGTCGGCAGCGCCTGGGTCCGCCGCGGCGAGGTCGTCAAGCAGACCGACGGCACCACGTACTACACACGCGTGATCCGCGAGAATCCACGCCATGCTGGCGCGCTTCTGCTCCGCGGTGTGACGTTTCACCTTAAGCGCGACTATGCCAATGCCATCAAAGACTTCACCGAGGTGATTCGCATCGAGCCCACCGCGCATTCGGCCTATTGCGCGCGGGCGTCGTCGCATTACGCCCTGCAAAACTTCGAAAAATCATTGGCCGATCTGACCGAAGCCATTCGGCTGGCGCCGGAGGTGGCCGTGTACTACAACGACCGCGGCTGCAGCTACCGAGGACGCGACAATTATCAAAAGTCGACCGAAGAGTTCGACGAAGCCATCCGGCTCGATCCTAACCTGTCGATCGCCTATTCCAACCGCGGGGTGAATTGGCTATTCCTGAAGGACTACGACCGTGCCATGGTCGATTTCGATAAAGCCATCAAGATCGACGCGCGAAACTCCTTTGCCTACGACGGACGGGGATACGTATGGAGTAAGCGCGGACATTACAATCAGGCGCTCAAGGATTGGGACGATTCCATTCGCGCGGCGCCGGAAGAGCCGGGCGGGTACTATAACAAGGCCAGGCTCTACGCCACCTGCATGTCGGTCGGCCACCGCGACGGCCAGATGGCCGTCGAAAGTGCCAGAAACGCCTGCGAACTGAATCATTGGGAGGAATGGCGTTACGTGTCCGTGCTGGCGGCAGCTTATGCGGAATTGGGTAAATTCGACGAAGCCGTGCAATGGCAGAAGAAGGCGATCGCAATGAATAAAGATCCCGAACCGGCGGATGTCGCCGATCTCAACGCGCGGCTGGCGCTCTATGAGTCGGATATGCCATTCCGCGATCCAGAAGTGTCAGAGCAGGCGAACGGTACTGAATAAATTTCCATTCCCACGACCGAGGCTTCGATGCGAAAATGCGGGTTCGCACTCTGTGCATGTTGGGCGCTGGTTACTTCCGCCGCGCTGGCCGACGACGCTTGGATTGGCCAGCAAATCTTCTTGAAGGAAACGGCCAAGCCTAAGCTGGGTGACCGCACGTTCGGCTGGAACGACGTGGCGTTTCCGGCAAAGGTCACCAAGGTCAACGGCGACTGGCTGTGGATCGGCAAGGCCTGGGTCCGAACCGGCGAAGTCGTGAAAGCCGACGACGCTCCGGCCTACTACGCCAATGTGCTGCGGCGGACTCCCAGTGCCGCGTACGCCTACCTGCTGCGCGGGCTCGCGTGGCGTCTGAAGCACGATTACGATAATGCCATCAAGGATTTTTCCGAGGCGATTCGCATCGAACCAACGGCGGCGATTGCCTATCAGGCGCGGGGATCTGTCTATCATCACATCCACGAATTCACGAAGGCGCTTGCCGACCTCAGCGAGGCTATCCGCCTGTCGCCCACCACGGGAATGTTCTACAACGATCGCGGCTGTATTTATAAAAGCCTCGACAACTACACCAAGGCGAATGAGCAATTCAACGAAGCCATCCGCATCGATCCCAAGCTGGCGCTGGCCTATTCCAATCGCGGCATCAATTGGCACGTGCAAAAGCAATACGACAAGGCAATGGCCGACTTCGACAAGGCCATCAAAATCGACCCTAAGCTAACGCACGCCTACGACAGTCGTGGGTACGTGTGGAGCAAGGAAGGACATTACAACCAGGCGCTCAAGGATTGGGACGACTCGATTCGCATCGCCCCCGACGAGCCCGGCGCCTATCGCAACAAGGCGCGACTTTACGCCTCGTGTGAATCGGTCGGCCATCGCGACGGTCAATTGGCGCTCGAAAACGCCACCAAGGCCTGCGAGTTGGATCATTGGGAAGAATGGATCGACGTCGCCATATTGGCTGCCGCCTACGCCGAGCTCGGTCAGTTCGACGAGGCCATCCGATGGCAAAAAAAGGCCATCGCCATGAACAAGAATCCCGAAGAGCGCGACACCATCCAACAAAAAGACCGCCTCAATCTGTACGAAACGGGACTACCGTTCCGCGATCCGGAAGTCTCGCAGTAGAGAACATCTCGGCGCGGAACTATGAGTGTTGAACGCTGAAAGGCAGCAACAAGGATTAACGCCGCGACGATCTGCTTGGTGCACGGCGTTCCGCGCTCTCTCAGGACGCTACGCCCAACGACTTGCCGCCGTCGATGGCAATCATCGTGCCAGTAACCATTACCGCGGCATCGCTAACCAGATACAGGATCGCCTGTGCAACTTCCTCGGGCGAGATCATGCGCCCAAAGGCCTTGGCCAATGGGCTGGCGCCGATGAATCGCTGCGCCTCGGCCACTGGATCGCTGGCCGCCGCCAAATCGGCGTTCATCATGCCAGTGTCCGCAACGGGACCGGGACAGACGGCGTTCACCCGGATCCGGTCGCGCGCATGACAGAGGGCCAGGCTCTTGGTCATGGCCACTAGCGCCATCTTGCTCGTGGAGTAGACCGGGTCATGAGCTCGGGGGAGTAGCCCTGCGTTGCTGGCCGTTACGACGATCGCGCCACCCCCCGCAGCCCGCAGATGCGGGATCGCGTGCCGCGCGAGCAGGAACGTAGCCTTGAAATTCGTGTCCAGCACCGCATCCCACTCGGCCTCGGTCACGTCGGGAATTTGCTTGACCAGTCCAATCCCGGCGTTACTCACGACGATGTCGATCTTGCCACCGCGGGCAAGCGCGTTGGCCACCAGGGCTTCAATGTCGGCTTCTCGCCGCACGTCGCACCGCTGCTGATGAATTCCTAGCTCGGCGAACGCAGAGTCATGCTCTTCGTGCAGCCTAACGTCACCCACAACGACATGGGCGCCCTGCCGCGCCAACAACAACGCCGTGGCGCGTCCGATGCCGCTGGCTCCCCCGGTAATGATTGCGACACGTCCTGCAAGCATAGTCATTGGTCTGTCTTTGAATCCTGATGCGGGTGTGGAACGAAAAGCAAGACACGCATTTTCGCCTTGACGATGATCTCCATCGTTCACAACACGCCAGAATAAGCCTGTCAGCGCTTCTTGTCAGTATAACGACGCGAGGAAGTTCCCAGTTCGGAGCGACGACCTATCGCGCTAGCAGCGATCGGGTTGCTTGCCGCACTCCCTAAGGTGGCCGTAGGATGTGCCTCGACCGAGGCAGCACGATTCTCATAGGAGTCGCAAATATGTCCGACGAGCAAATACAAATCATCGACGCTTGGGCCAATCCGGCCATTAAAGAATTATTTCAGTCCGTGCCCGAGATCGAAAGGCTGTTTCGCCAGTCGGGAGCCTCACACGTTCTTGAGACCGGTGTCAGCGCTGCCGAGATGGTCGGCATGATGGACACCGCTGGCATCGAACGCTTGTGCATGACGACTTGGGCTCGTCCCGGCGTGGCGATCATGAGCAACGAGCGGATACATGAATTCGTTCGCGAGTTTCCCACGCGGTTTGTGGGCGTGGCTACGGTGAATCTGGAAAAACCGGTCGAGGCGGTGCGCGAATTGGATCGCGCCGTCCGCGAGTTGGGTTTCAAGGCGCTGCGCGTCATCCCCTGGCTGTGGAATCGCCCACCGAACGACAAGCTCTATTACCCGCTGTATGTAAAATGCGTCGAGCTCGATATTCCGTTCTGCACTCAAGTCGGGCACACAGGGCCTCTCATGCCGTCGGAGCCGGGCCGGCCCATTCCGTACCTTGACGAGGTCGCGCTGACGTTCCCCGAGTTAAAGATCCTTGGCGGCCATATCGGCTACCCCTGGACCGATGAGATGATCGCACTGGCCTGGAAGCACGAGCACGTCTACATCGACACCAGCGCCTATCTGCCGCGATACTATCCGCCGCAGCTCTTGCACTTCATGAACACCTACGGTTCGGACAAGGTCTTATTTGGCACGAACTTTCCGATGCTCGCCTTAGAGAAATGCGCAGCACAAGCGCGGGCCCTGCCACTGAAATCCGAGGTGAAAATAAAATTCCTGCGGGAAAATGCTCGGCGACTCTACAAGCTCAACTAAGACATACGCCATCTCATTCGTGCAATTCGTGGTTTAAACTCCTGGCCTCTTTAAACTGTCGGCTAATCAAGACGGCCCCGCAATCCGTTTGGCGGCCCAGGTCACGGGTGGGTACACTGTTGGGAACGCCGCATATGCGTCGTACCTGCCTAAATTTCGAGCCTGCCGATGCATTCTGCCTTGCCTAACAATTGGAACCGTCGCGAGCTGTTGCGAATTGGCGGGTTATCGGTTTTCGGCAGCCTGGCGACGAAAGCACAGGCGCGTGCCGCGGCATCGGCTACCGTGAACGATTCGCAACGAAGTTGCATCTTTCTATTGCTCCAGGGTGGCCTGAGCCACATCGATCTCTACGATCCAAAGCCACTGGCTAGCGAGCAAATTCGTGGTCCTTTCGGCAGCATCGATAGCACCGTCCCGGGACTGCGGCTGGGCGAGATGCTGCTTCAAACGGCCAAGATCGCACACCACGTCGCGCTCATCCGTTCGATGGAGCACGATTTCAACAACCATATCGCCGGCACCTATATCACGCTGACTGGTTCGACCGATCAGCGGAATGAAGATCGCGAGGCGCGGGGCGAGGACTTTCCCGGTCCCGGTGCGGTGCTGAATTACTTGCAGCAAGCGCCCCGTGCCATGCCCGTGAGCGTCTCGCTTCCCAATTGGCTTAGCATCCCCGGTCCGTCGAACCGGATGCCCGGTCAGTACGGCGGGTTCTTGGGCAGCCTTACCGACCCGTTTCTTATCTCCGGCGACCCCAGCAAGCCGGAGTTCAAACCGCTCGACCTTACGCTGCCCGAGCATGTGTCGTCCGAGCGAATGCAGGCACGGCGATCGTTGCGCGCCCAGGTCGACGCCGCCACGCGGTATCTTGAGAACCAGCTGACGCAATCGCACGACCGGTTGCGCGAAAGCGCCTACGAGCTGTTGATCG harbors:
- a CDS encoding HAD family hydrolase; translated protein: MSNEQDLVLLFDVDNTLLDNDRVQEDLLDHLESEFGKASRQLYWDIFEQLRSELGYADYLGALQRYRLQDMYNPQLLRMSSFLVDYPFAERLYPRALDVLTHCRHWGRVAILSDGDVVFQPRKIERSGLWDAVDGNVLIYIHKEQELASVAEQFPARHYVMVDDKLRILTAMKQAWGDRVTTVFPRQGHYAVDPKALAQYPAADVSIDAIGDLLNLGLDTLQAAGRRGMK
- a CDS encoding tetratricopeptide repeat protein — encoded protein: MPPLRPLLPLFLLLHGVLVIASSSAVAEDVWLNQRVYLKVDARPKVGSRTLDWNDVTMPAKITKVDGDWLWVGSAWVRRGEVVKQTDGTTYYTRVIRENPRHAGALLLRGVTFHLKRDYANAIKDFTEVIRIEPTAHSAYCARASSHYALQNFEKSLADLTEAIRLAPEVAVYYNDRGCSYRGRDNYQKSTEEFDEAIRLDPNLSIAYSNRGVNWLFLKDYDRAMVDFDKAIKIDARNSFAYDGRGYVWSKRGHYNQALKDWDDSIRAAPEEPGGYYNKARLYATCMSVGHRDGQMAVESARNACELNHWEEWRYVSVLAAAYAELGKFDEAVQWQKKAIAMNKDPEPADVADLNARLALYESDMPFRDPEVSEQANGTE
- a CDS encoding tetratricopeptide repeat protein yields the protein MRKCGFALCACWALVTSAALADDAWIGQQIFLKETAKPKLGDRTFGWNDVAFPAKVTKVNGDWLWIGKAWVRTGEVVKADDAPAYYANVLRRTPSAAYAYLLRGLAWRLKHDYDNAIKDFSEAIRIEPTAAIAYQARGSVYHHIHEFTKALADLSEAIRLSPTTGMFYNDRGCIYKSLDNYTKANEQFNEAIRIDPKLALAYSNRGINWHVQKQYDKAMADFDKAIKIDPKLTHAYDSRGYVWSKEGHYNQALKDWDDSIRIAPDEPGAYRNKARLYASCESVGHRDGQLALENATKACELDHWEEWIDVAILAAAYAELGQFDEAIRWQKKAIAMNKNPEERDTIQQKDRLNLYETGLPFRDPEVSQ
- a CDS encoding glucose 1-dehydrogenase, encoding MTMLAGRVAIITGGASGIGRATALLLARQGAHVVVGDVRLHEEHDSAFAELGIHQQRCDVRREADIEALVANALARGGKIDIVVSNAGIGLVKQIPDVTEAEWDAVLDTNFKATFLLARHAIPHLRAAGGGAIVVTASNAGLLPRAHDPVYSTSKMALVAMTKSLALCHARDRIRVNAVCPGPVADTGMMNADLAAASDPVAEAQRFIGASPLAKAFGRMISPEEVAQAILYLVSDAAVMVTGTMIAIDGGKSLGVAS
- a CDS encoding amidohydrolase family protein, which gives rise to MSDEQIQIIDAWANPAIKELFQSVPEIERLFRQSGASHVLETGVSAAEMVGMMDTAGIERLCMTTWARPGVAIMSNERIHEFVREFPTRFVGVATVNLEKPVEAVRELDRAVRELGFKALRVIPWLWNRPPNDKLYYPLYVKCVELDIPFCTQVGHTGPLMPSEPGRPIPYLDEVALTFPELKILGGHIGYPWTDEMIALAWKHEHVYIDTSAYLPRYYPPQLLHFMNTYGSDKVLFGTNFPMLALEKCAAQARALPLKSEVKIKFLRENARRLYKLN
- a CDS encoding DUF1501 domain-containing protein, whose product is MHSALPNNWNRRELLRIGGLSVFGSLATKAQARAAASATVNDSQRSCIFLLLQGGLSHIDLYDPKPLASEQIRGPFGSIDSTVPGLRLGEMLLQTAKIAHHVALIRSMEHDFNNHIAGTYITLTGSTDQRNEDREARGEDFPGPGAVLNYLQQAPRAMPVSVSLPNWLSIPGPSNRMPGQYGGFLGSLTDPFLISGDPSKPEFKPLDLTLPEHVSSERMQARRSLRAQVDAATRYLENQLTQSHDRLRESAYELLIDPKLRDALDLSREPDAVRDRYGRTQLGQSLLLSRRLIEAGVRLVSYNAFNQSWDTHGHIQNTYKHRMPGLDQAYSALIEDLASRGLLSQTLVIKTGEFGRTPVINKEGGRDHWPSAYSCLLAGGGIRGGTVHGASDAKGAYVASQPVAPADVLATMWTQLGIDPATELHDRFGRPMALSKGRLLSELL